TCCGGCATCCCGCCCACAATGCCAACCTTTACTTGACTCTGCGTGATGCTCATCTCTTCAAGGCAGGTGGAACAGACAATGAGCCGCACACCTTTCTTTTCCAATTGACCCAGCTGATCAAGGACCGGCGAATCGTCGGTGACCAGACGGACGCCGTCGGTATAGAAGCAGATCGCCGCGGGCAGTTCCGTTGAATCCAAAATCAGGCTGAAATATTTGACGATCAATTTCTGGTCGAGGGCTGCGATATCCGTATGCCCCATCCCGAACCTTGTGCAAAGCAGGACGGTATCTTTCATTCCATTACTCCGAAGTGAATTTTTCCAACAGGGTTTTTGCCGTTTTAAGTTTATCTTTGGGAACAAAGACACGCACCAGCCCAAGCCCGTCGATCGTCACCGGAAACGCCGTGTGCCCGACCGATTCCTGGAACAACTCCACATCCACGCCGTTGGCTTCGAGATAACTCTCGAGCAGGTCAGCCTGCATCCGGCTGTGGAGTTCGGTCAATAACCCGTATTTCATTT
This portion of the Anaerolineales bacterium genome encodes:
- a CDS encoding DsrE family protein; amino-acid sequence: MKDTVLLCTRFGMGHTDIAALDQKLIVKYFSLILDSTELPAAICFYTDGVRLVTDDSPVLDQLGQLEKKGVRLIVCSTCLEEMSITQSQVKVGIVGGMPDIIEAQTRADKVITL
- a CDS encoding DUF2007 domain-containing protein — its product is MDEMKYGLLTELHSRMQADLLESYLEANGVDVELFQESVGHTAFPVTIDGLGLVRVFVPKDKLKTAKTLLEKFTSE